The Kogia breviceps isolate mKogBre1 chromosome 16, mKogBre1 haplotype 1, whole genome shotgun sequence genome window below encodes:
- the GPR18 gene encoding N-arachidonyl glycine receptor — protein MTTPHNQAQPGPSIDPFPDEYKIAALVFYSCVFITGLFVNVTALWVFSCTTKKRTTVTIYMMNVALLDLIFIMSLPFRMFYYAKGEWPFGGYFCQILGALTVFYPSIALWLLAFISADRYMAIVQPKYTKELKNTCKAMLACVGVWIMTLATTIPLLLLYEDPDKASTPATCLKISDVIHFKANNALNFTRLTFFFLTPLFIMIGCYLVIIHSLLHGKTSKLKPKVKEKSIRIIITLMVQVLVCFTPFHICFAFLMLGGDENSYNPWGAFTTFLMNLSTCLDVILYYIVSKQFQARVISVMLYRNYLRSVRRKSFRSASLRSLSNINSEML, from the coding sequence ATGACCACCCCTCACAATCAAGCTCAACCTGGCCCTTCTATTGACCCGTTTCCAGACGAATACAAAATAGCAGCCCTTGTCTTCTACAGCTGTGTCTTCATAACTGGCTTATTTGTTAATGTCACTGCCTTATGGGTCTTCAGTTGTACCACCAAGAAGAGAACCACTGTAACCATCTATATGATGAATGTGGCACTACTGGACTTGATATTTATAATGAGCTTACCCTTTCGAATGTTTTATTATGCAAAAGGTGAATGGCCGTTTGGAGGGTACTTCTGCCAGATTCTTGGGGCTCTCACAGTGTTTTATCCAAGTATTGCTCTATGGCTACTTGCTTTCATCAGTGCCGACAGATACATGGCCATTGTACAGCCGAAATACACCAAGGAACTTAAAAACACATGCAAGGCCATGCTAGCGTGTGTGGGAGTCTGGATAATGACCCTGGCGACCACCATCCCACTCCTACTACTCTACGAAGACCCAGATAAAGCCTCCACCCCTGCCACCTGCCTCAAGATTTCTGACGTCATCCACTTCAAAGCTAATAATGCGCTGAACTTCACTCGactgactttctttttcttgactcctCTGTTCATCATGATTGGGTGCTACTTGGTCATTATTCATAGTCTCCTTCACGGTAAGACGTCGAAGCTGAAGCCCAAAGTCAAGGAGAAGTCTATACGGATCATCATCACGCTCATGGTGCAGGTGCTCGTCTGCTTCACGCCTTTCCACATCTGCTTTGCTTTCCTGATGCTGGGAGGGGACGAGAACAGCTACAACCCCTGGGGAGCCTTCACCACCTTCCTCATGAACCTCAGCACCTGTCTGGATGTGATTCTCTACTACATTGTTTCAAAACAATTTCAGGCTCGAGTCATCAGCGTAATGCTCTACCGCAATTACCTTCGGAGCGTGCGCAGGAAGAGCTTCCGCTCAGCTAGCTTACGGTCCCTAAGCAACATAAACAGTGAGATGTTGTGA